A region of the Campylobacter cuniculorum DSM 23162 = LMG 24588 genome:
GCCTAAAAAATCTTGCAAATCCTTACCAAGATACTCAAAACTTTTTTTAACCCCTTTAGAAAATTGCGTGATAAAATCTTTTGCAAAATGTTTTCTTATAAAATTTCTAAAATATTTTTCATTCTCATTGCTCTCATCGTTAAAATATTTTATTTTTCTTTGTTTTAAAAATGCTAAAATTTCATCTTTACTGACAAAAAGCAAGGGACGCACAAGAGTGAAAAATTCACATTTTTCTCTGTCTTTCATTCCTATGAGTTCAGCCAAACCCGCCCCCTTTGAAAACTGCATCAAAAACCACTCAAAAAGGTCATTAAGCTGGTGAGCTAAGATTAAATTTTGATATTGCTCCTCGCAACAAAGTTTCTCAAAAAAAGCATATCTAAAATCTCTGGCTTGTTTTTCAAAATTATTTTTAAAATAAGGTGCATTTTGAATGAAAATTTTTTTATGAAATTTTTGAGCCAAATGCCTCGCTTCAAGCTCTTCTGTGTCGCTATGAATCCTTGTTTTATAATTGATAAAAACCAAGTCAAATTCAATATTAAAATCCATCAAAATATAAAAAAGAGCTGTAGAATCACTTCCATAAGAAAAAGCAAGGA
Encoded here:
- the tilS gene encoding tRNA lysidine(34) synthetase TilS, which encodes MMIKNEILEALRGQKNLLAFSYGSDSTALFYILMDFNIEFDLVFINYKTRIHSDTEELEARHLAQKFHKKIFIQNAPYFKNNFEKQARDFRYAFFEKLCCEEQYQNLILAHQLNDLFEWFLMQFSKGAGLAELIGMKDREKCEFFTLVRPLLFVSKDEILAFLKQRKIKYFNDESNENEKYFRNFIRKHFAKDFITQFSKGVKKSFEYLGKDLQDFLGDEKESEILEFKGILICKKHESLISKAVKKRGVVMSWAQRKEALKGDCVVSSKVGIVYFKQGLNDERALIFNYELCEKLPKSFKEKCRQAKIPRLLRAYLYHHHLEPCDLNSKLFDKKDA